AAGAATGAGATTCGCGACTGGAATGGTGTTGATTGACGCACCGCACTCCGCTTTAAACATGCTCGGAATCGACGAGAGTCTGGCAGATAGAAACGTGACGAGGGTTAAGACCTTTAGGAAGGGCGGAAAACGCTATCCTTACGTTTCGCCCCAAGCTTGGCGCTACTGGTGGCGCTTTACCCTCAAGGAGCACTTTAACTGGGAGCTCTCCCCCCTCTACCGCGAGCAGAAGCAGGTCTTCACCGCGGCGAACCCCCTCAAGTATCCGGACGACGACGTCTTTGGTTATATGAGGGCCTTCAAGAAAGGTGGTGTGAACGTCACAGTCACGAGGGTTTCCCCGCTAAAGAACACGCCTTTGATTTCAATACTCCCCGATAGAAGCTCTCTGACAGTTGATGAGGGCTACGCCTCAAGGCACGAGGGAGACCCAGTTCCCTACAGCCAAGAGTTTTACTCGACGGTTTTTAAGGGGGCGTTTTCCCTCGACCTTGAGGCGATTGGGAGGTTTACCCTGATAAGCAAGGCGGGCTTCAAGAACCTCCTGACATGGGACGACGTTCCAAGGGACAAGAAGGGCAACCCCAAGAAAGGCACTGAGGACGTCGTTAGGGAAATCGAGGACATGGAGCACATAGCGAAGGAACTCGGCGTCGAGAAGCGCGACAAGGAGTGGCTCATGCCACCCGAAATCCGGAAGAAGCGCGCCACCGATGCAATCAAGGCCCTCCGTCTCCTCACAGGTGGGGCAAAGCAGACAGCTTACCACACAGACATTACTCCCAAGTTCGTCCTGCTCCTCAACGTTGACGCGGGCATAAATCCCTTCATAAGCGACATCGTCTTCGAGGAGAAGGGAGAAATCAAGTTCGATTCCAATGCCCTAGCCAAGAGACTTGCCGACCTCAAAGACGTTATCCCCGACGGTGCAAAGCTCTACATCGGCTATGACGAGGGATTCGTTCGCGCCCTCGGCTGGGACATCGATGAAATCGCCAAGGCTGTGAAGGAATCTGGCATTGAGGTCTTCACAGGCACCGTGGGGGAGGCCATAGCGGAGTTTACAAAGGAAATCGAGGCCTACTACGGGTGAGCCCATGATACGGGTTAAACTGAGGGCCTGGACTGCCTCTTTCCGTTATCCCACCTTTCAGTCGGGCTACCAGCCAACCCTACCGGTCCCACCGCCTTCAACCATACAGGGGATTCTTTCAGCTGCCAAAGGCGAGCCAGTCTACCTGACCGAGCTCCCCTACGTTGGCTACGTCTTCAGGAGCGGGGGAAAGGGCCTTGACCTCGAAAAAATCTACGCCCTTGGAAAGGTCGAGACGGACATAATGAGGCGCGAGTTCCTCTACAATGCTGAACTATACCTCTACCTGCCCGATGAGTGGAAGGAACACTTCAGAAGGCCGAGATACCAGCTTCTCCTCGGTCGTTCGAGCGACGTGGCAACGGTCGAGGAGATAAAGGAGGTTAGCCTTGAGGAGAAGGAAGCACCC
This window of the Thermococcus thermotolerans genome carries:
- the cas7i gene encoding type I-B CRISPR-associated protein Cas7/Cst2/DevR, whose amino-acid sequence is MRFATGMVLIDAPHSALNMLGIDESLADRNVTRVKTFRKGGKRYPYVSPQAWRYWWRFTLKEHFNWELSPLYREQKQVFTAANPLKYPDDDVFGYMRAFKKGGVNVTVTRVSPLKNTPLISILPDRSSLTVDEGYASRHEGDPVPYSQEFYSTVFKGAFSLDLEAIGRFTLISKAGFKNLLTWDDVPRDKKGNPKKGTEDVVREIEDMEHIAKELGVEKRDKEWLMPPEIRKKRATDAIKALRLLTGGAKQTAYHTDITPKFVLLLNVDAGINPFISDIVFEEKGEIKFDSNALAKRLADLKDVIPDGAKLYIGYDEGFVRALGWDIDEIAKAVKESGIEVFTGTVGEAIAEFTKEIEAYYG
- the cas5b gene encoding type I-B CRISPR-associated protein Cas5b translates to MIRVKLRAWTASFRYPTFQSGYQPTLPVPPPSTIQGILSAAKGEPVYLTELPYVGYVFRSGGKGLDLEKIYALGKVETDIMRREFLYNAELYLYLPDEWKEHFRRPRYQLLLGRSSDVATVEEIKEVSLEEKEAPVGGTVLPVNLGVPGVVHALVVEYDYSVTPRKARLVRPFVVLPFPRGKAPRLKFPYDKELGVGVYLHRWHE